Proteins from one Sarcophilus harrisii chromosome 2, mSarHar1.11, whole genome shotgun sequence genomic window:
- the C2H2orf78 gene encoding uncharacterized protein C2orf78 homolog, whose protein sequence is MELPVNKLGPSQVTSHIHTGHMLFLTSVTWTTTGVVSSYHVALVDVFSSLIMAENFQNPSMLGTPNPLHLSFPVVNSTGNLCNFSRVSAPAIGSAWLLPSASGVPFPPLMGSTYLYQHSSTTILSGVPGQGQISTPAASSYPGIYEWDMSGSSGEKPSLGDFTVTVIGQDTPTSAIPAPAQYDKAADANTVVPLYPQLSASLVQQGASPQMPSQGPNNVSVPYQNGSQVYYYNQGALGPLLTGELGPCMQSYGSVSYKGGRTPSVPVASQPEMVMVLKEVQPPGSRPPVSTSGLYYPVRAQPVKDSGFQVMETSLGLQPTARTFSLPQTLELSKSWGGNGSNLQILEGTPPAEVAGDGSLATPSQNSRNLLALPPAPNIELKDKKNLACLEKEKWKVEGVKAKFSQTLDPCHVPLEIQDPPLLPLEIPDINQLLACIDPLCPDALKEGTSPRECHLVKNGLSLGDQEALENGMEPIPSLTDINKLVEDFRLPRLLSPLKEVDQPKGLRATKPKVVKTAKVVRVQGKPCTGKEPSDPTKKTKRKVPELMATVLPAKVLPRNPDCLLAGDMAGISGSVANEFSPLEMAKSTSGKSRKAPSSRTSKTKCPSQEKMEGTGDTCYEKVEGNEPPGGRAKPEEKPALPKMKRKKNHPELSQEAFKKPRSFLGMHMLESVQVFHALGKKNDKMAGPVQVPQPTPGIKQWLETPAEGQGPMKTQVSLLAAAKAKVRKPEGSAENQCPSPSHTKPPPPGKVKLVPLPFPTLDRPLTRPIPRKPQPLAPHRLSTTNPARLGNPAQPGPSNPARPVSAVPPQSAPPRPMLLKSAPCPSPQLQPCLPSHLVLSISPESAASSSSKQAVVVMTQPQPQAQFQPQDFCFQPIPWRKPNVPEPVMSKPITKEQRPEREAMKRQAQRERENAAKYTSLGKLQFFIEREKDLEIARRYGYMI, encoded by the exons AAAACTTCCAAAATCCATCCATGCTTGGGACCCCTAATCCTCTGCACCTCTCCTTCCCAGTGGTAAACAGCACTGGCAACCTCTGCAACTTCTCCAGAGTCTCGGCCCCAGCCATCGGCTCTGCCTGGCTCCTGCCCTCTGCCTCTGGCGTGCCTTTCCCCCCGCTCATGGGCAGTACCTACCTCTACCAGCACTCCAGCACCACCATCCTGTCTGGGGTCCCTGGGCAGGGCCAGATTTCCACTCCAGCCGCCTCCTCCTACCCAGGCATATATGAGTGGGACATGTCTGGAAGTAGTGGGGAGAAGCCATCTCTTGGAGACTTCACTGTGACGGTCATCGGCCAGGACACGCCAACTTCCGCGATACCGGCCCCAGCCCAGTATGATAAAGCTGCAGATGCTAATACTGTGGTGCCTCTCTACCCACAATTATCAGCCAGCCTCGTGCAGCAGGGGGCTTCCCCACAAATGCCAAGTCAGGGGCCCAACAATGTGTCTGTCCCTTACCAGAATGGAAGCCAAGTTTATTACTACAATCAAGGAGCCCTGGGGCCCCTCCTCACGGGAGAGCTTGGCCCTTGCATGCAGTCCTATGGATCTGTGTCTTACAAGGGAGGTAGGACCCCTTCGGTACCAGTGGCATCTCAGCCAGAGATGGTGATGGTTCTCAAAGAGGTCCAGCCCCCTGGATCCCGACCACCTGTCTCCACCTCAGGCCTGTATTACCCTGTTCGGGCCCAGCCAGTCAAAGATTCAGGTTTCCAAG TGATGGAGACTTCCCTGGGACTGCAGCCTACTGCCCGAACGTTCTCTTTGCCACAAACCCTGGAACTCTCCAAGTCCTGGGGGGGCAACGGAAGCAACCTTCAGATTCTTGAGGGCACTCCGCCGGCAGAAGTTGCCGGGGACGGCTCCTTGGCAACCCCATCCCAGAATTCCAGAAACTTACTTGCCCTGCCTCCCGCCCCAAACATTGAGCTCAAGGATAAGAAGAATTTGGCATGCCTtgagaaggagaaatggaaagtgGAGGGAGTAAAGGCCAAGTTCTCACAGACTCTGGATCCCTGCCATGTTCCTTTGGAAATACAGGATCCTCCACTCCTTCCCTTGGAGATCCCTGATATTAACCAGCTTCTGGCTTGCATTGATCCTCTCTGCCCCGATGCTCTTAAAGAAGGTACTAGTCCAAGGGAATGCCATCTGGTGAAGAATGGCCTGAGTCTTGGTGACCAAGAGGCACTAGAGAATGGGATGGAGCCCATTCCCAGTCTTACTGATATCAACAAACTGGTGGAAGATTTCCGCCTTCCCCGTCTCCTCTCTCCCTTGAAGGAGGTTGACCAGCCCAAAGGTCTCAGGGCCACCAAACCCAAAGTAGTCAAAACAGCCAAAGTGGTTCGGGTGCAAGGAAAGCCGTGCACAGGCAAGGAGCCTTCAGACCCTACCAAGAAAACTAAACGTAAAGTTCCCGAGCTGATGGCCACTGTTCTGCCGGCCAAAGTCTTGCCAAGAAACCCCGACTGCCTGCTTGCTGGGGATATGGCAGGTATCTCTGGTTCTGTGGCCAATGAGTTTTCTCCCCTGGAAATGGCAAAATCAACCAGTGGCAAGTCTCGAAAAGCCCCAAGCAGCAGGACCAGCAAGACCAAATGCCCCAGCCAGGAGAAAATGGAGGGGACCGGAGACACCTGTTATGAGAAAGTGGAAGGGAATGAACCTCCTGGGGGTCGAGCTAAGCCGGAGGAGAAGCCGGCCCTTCCCAAGATGAAGCGCAAGAAGAACCATCCTGAGCTCAGTCAAGAGGCCTTTAAGAAGCCCCGGAGCTTCCTGGGCATGCACATGCTGGAGTCAGTTCAGGTGTTTCACGCCCTGGGCAAGAAGAACGATAAGATGGCTGGCCCTGTCCAAGTCCCCCAGCCAACTCCAGGGATCAAACAGTGGCTGGAAACCCCAGCAGAAGGCCAAGGTCCTATGAAGACTCAGGTCAGTCTCCTTGCAGCTGCCAAAGCCAAAGTTCGGAAACCGGAGGGCAGTGCTGAGAACCAGTGTCCATCTCCATCCCACACCAAGCCACCACCTCCGGGGAAAGTCAAGTTGGTGCCTTTGCCTTTTCCGACCTTAGACAGGCCTTTGACTCGGCCTATTCCTCGAAAACCACAGCCCTTGGCTCCCCACCGGCTTTCTACCACCAACCCTGCCCGTCTGGGCAATCCGGCTCAGCCCGGTCCCTCCAACCCTGCCCGGCCCGTGTCGGCTGTACCACCTCAGTCGGCTCCTCCTCGGCCCATGCTTCTGAAATCAGCACCTTGCCCTTCTCCCCAGCTGCAGCCATGTCTCCCGAGCCACCTGGTCCTGTCCATCTCCCCAGAGTCGGCTGCTAGCAGCTCCTCCAAACAGGCCGTGGTGGTCATGACCCAGCCGCAGCCTCAGGCTCAGTTCCAACCTCAAGATTTCTGCTTTCAGCCAATCCCATGGAGGAAGCCTAATGTCCCTGAGCCTGTGATGTCAAAGCCTATCACCAAAGAGCAGAGGCCTGAGCGAGAAGCCATGAAGAGGCAAGCTCAGCGGGAGCGGGAGAATGCCGCCAAGTATACCTCCTTGGGCAAGCTGCAGTTTTTCATTGAGCGGGAAAAAGACTTGGAAATTGCAAGGCGCTACGGCTACATGATCTGA